One genomic region from Triplophysa dalaica isolate WHDGS20190420 chromosome 23, ASM1584641v1, whole genome shotgun sequence encodes:
- the LOC130413224 gene encoding rho GTPase-activating protein 21 isoform X6: protein MRSWAKQKDGNERSETSALSPTAEEELFSWPGPKTLHLCRTSHGFGFTLRHFIVYPPESAVQSSFKDEDNSSRGRQRNRLEPMDTIFVKQVKEGGPAHGAGLCTGDRIVKVNGESIIGKTYSQVIALIQNSDTSLELCVMAKDEDILQLFSRDITALAYSNDAYLKGNEAFSGNAQNIPEPPLICYPRIEPNTSTQVSDPLRNAEVSCGTEHRAIHCSKADLGYRVDMSTPPPTSQDQKNQSVVRVFNESMMTTMVSAESPDRTSHVTWASPSHRTEENRYVASKDTKVTISQTGAAQSQHELKTTADPSGLSSTPHTHVDNTPATCHRQTTTADAVPSATSPTPYTPSPPPATPSPCSPHQNIDWRNYTTYKEYIDNKRLYMYGCRTIQERLDSLRATSPDYNRQKSASTTTTPSRGFSGAQLRRRSASHDRCYQGSSLRPLRSASQERIGGAERNWPRSASQDSLPSAPTGVPKPRAYSCDYLGKHNDSVLSVLDRQMGCRTETEERLLMSTGDDARASRQSSSLRMVPQHHRGVFGPDRRGGSYPGLPVTSLSNRGTNSFLNSRAESLGNTAFVNKPSLQPAKNYASDPSTAAASYIASALASIQGHIRDSSNSVTDQRTPPTSNHLPHNAKQSVPRVRADSLREPFREEARGGRSSSCSAVSKPHRTNQGGVKPSNCTGPQHPKPKVTQPHEKEGVEGPDATVVVVRREKSGSQPIRPYSYILAVNETDGGAKTTADSNACRLQNDARREMHMRKLSDQCKASFCSNIDNSLDSIPFIDEPSSSSHDHDNAHVIASAVISSTPVITTIPPSPTSPCPIIRRQLSHDQDSLRLTFLESDSGAKTERSRSFDEGLDNYREEERGRSGKHTHGFKGLRKVVDKSSEDSSSSSRRDSTSDVFSDATKEGLLHFRQLNSDKSKRVASGMRPWKHIYAVLRGHCLYLYKDKKDGQNSLTEDEPLAISIKACLIDISYSDTKRKNVLRLTTSDFEYLFQAEDREEMLSWIRVIQENSNLDDENATVTSTDLINRKIKEYNTLMSPTSSKAEASPKASRQSLSFRQTLLGGKGESKATSPHSPNKDYDRKAVHKDETSPPKDKVTWRKGIPGLMRKPFEKKASPGVTFGVRLDDCPPAHTNRFVPLIVEVCCKLVEERGLEYTGIYRVPGNNAAISIMQEELNNKGMGDIDVQDDKWRDLNVISSLLKSFFRKLPEPLFTNEKYADFIDGNRIEDPVERLKVLKRLLHELPDHHYETLKFLSAHLKTIAENSEKNRMEPRNLAIVFGPTLVRTSEDNMTHMVTHMPDQYKIVETLIQHYDWFFTEEGDMEPTTTVQEESAVESQPVPNIDHLLTNIGRTGTTTGEVSDSPTSDSARSKGSWGSGKYHCSREFLQPQVSSIFAAANHKRKKHKAKLQASSSEDDLDTIFTMKESSSEKQKHQNLEKVTGGSGISLDRKSPGQKKNGIGAASTTKNKDHRNSFFMKTSPRLSCSPGFIRQSSCPPKSAFTDQFDETTSDLGTMSSGASVSRTRPRKWGTATSVASELLQVPGGASLTAEVSSITSDYSTTSSNTFLTGMESSTFSPEIQSVTESRGGDEADDERSELVSEGRPMETDSESDFPLFCHGTSTLGKPTTVDDVNATVRLDGHGLSCQKLLESDRSLRRRSLRQKTDSDSSVETGNQGVKNESNRFSRVLRVMKRGRSTGSLSASGRSESDRVEPAWHLKITERLLLRLRGSADDMFGVKSRSTDTRNKKKSIRRRHTLGGQRDFAELDVIHDWREQGGVDQGAELSAVERLNPDCNSQDFSIRNWIAREQCRVESEGQFASDKVEMVENQEGSTQSLTTSASSCVHSSSERVNGGASKGKSKNNLSLGADAHPQKLSGAQVVRSRFYQYL, encoded by the exons ATGCGGTCTTGG gcCAAGCAGAAGGATGGGAATGAGCGCAGCGAGACCTCAGCTCTGTCACCGACCGCTGAAGAGGAGCTCTTCTCATGGCCGGGCCCTAAAACACTGCACCTATGCCGCACCTCACACGGGTTTGGTTTTACTCTCCGGCACTTTATCGTGTACCCGCCGGAGTCTGCCGTTCAGTCCTCTTTTAAG GATGAAGACAACAGCAGCAGAG GGAGACAGCGGAACAGACTGGAGCCAATGGACACCATCTTTGTGAAGCAGGTGAAAGAAGGAGGCCCCGCCCACGGAGCTGGACTCTGCACAG GGGACCGTATTGTAAAAGTCAACGGAGAGAGCATCATCGGAAAGACATATTCCCAAGTAATCGCCTTGATCCAAAACAG TGATACATCTCTGGAGCTCTGTGTGATGGCAAAAGATGAAGACATTTTACAGCTG TTCTCCCGGGACATCACAGCTCTG GCCTATTCTAATGATGCGTACCTCAAAGGAAACGAAGCATTTAGTGGAAATGCTCAGAACATTCCTGAGCCTCCCTTGATATGTTACCCACGGATAGAGCCCAACACCTCAACGCAGGTGTCAGATCCTTTGCGCAATGCAGAGGTTTCATGTGGAACAGAACACAGAGCGATTCATTGCTCCAAGGCCGACTTAGGATACCGTGTGGATATGTCCACCCCACCCCCGACCTCTCAGGACCAGAAGAACCAATCTGTTGTGCGTGTATTTAATGAGAGTATGATGACAACGATGGTGTCCGCCGAATCCCCAGATCGGACTTCACACGTGACCTGGGCTTCTCCCAGCCACAGGACAGAAGAGAACCGGTACGTTGCttcaaaagacacaaaagtgaCCATATCTCAAACTGGAGCAGCACAATCTCAACATGAACTTAAGACAACTGCAGATCCCAGTGGGTTGTCCAGCACTCCACACACGCACGTGGATAATACCCCTGCAACCTGCCACAGACAGACTACAACAGCAGATGCCGTCCCGTCAGCCACTTCTCCCACCCCATACACACCATCCCCTCCGCCAGCCACCCCCTCGCCCTGTTCCCCCCACCAAAATATTGACTGGAGGAACTACACGACTTACAAGGAGTACATTGACAACAAGCGGCTCTACATGTACGGTTGCCGAACCATTCAGGAGCGGCTAGACAGTCTGCGAGCCACGTCTCCGGACTACAACAGGCAGAAAAGTGCATCTACAACAACCACCCCCTCACGAGGCTTCTCTGGAGCACAGCTGAGACGAAGGAGCGCCTCGCATGATCGTTGTTATCAGGGATCCAGCTTGCGGCCTTTGCGCAGCGCCTCTCAAGAGAGGATTGGGGGTGCAGAGCGGAACTGGCCTCGCAGTGCTTCCCAGGATTCCCTGCCTTCCGCACCCACAGGAGTGCCTAAACCAAGGGCGTATTCTTGTGACTATTTGGGCAAACATAATGACAGTGTGTTGTCCGTTTTGGACAGGCAGATGGGCTGCAGAACAGAGACAGAGGAACGGTTACTCATGAGTACAGGGGATGATGCAAGAGCCAGCCGACAGTCTTCATCTTTACGCATGGTTCCTCAACACCATAGAGGGGTGTTCGGTCCGGATAGGCGAGGGGGGAGCTACCCAGGGTTGCCAGTCACCTCTCTTTCCAACAGAGGTACAAATTCATTCCTCAACTCCAGAGCTGAAAGCCTGGGTAACACTGCTTTTGTCAACAAACCGTCACTGCAACCGGCCAAAAATTACGCTTCGGACCCTTCCACTGCTGCCGCTTCATACATAGCCTCTGCCCTGGCCTCAATACAAGGACATATCCGTGACAGCTCCAACTCCGTCACAGACCAAAGAACACCTCCCACTTCCAACCACCTGCCACACAATGCAAAGCAGTCAGTGCCCAGAGTTCGGGCCGACAGCCTTCGGGAGCCGTTCAGAGAGGAAGCCCGTGGAGGACGCTCTTCCTCCTGCTCGGCCGTCTCCAAACCACACAGAACAAATCAGGGTGGAGTCAAGCCCAGTAATTGTACAGGTCCTCAGCACCCCAAGCCCAAAGTTACACAACCCCATGAGAAGGAGGGTGTCGAGGGTCCAGACGCAACCGTAGTAGTGGTTCGTAGGGAGAAGTCTGGATCTCAACCCATCCGCCCCTATTCTTACATTCTGGCCGTTAATGAAACTGATGGAGGGGCGAAAACGACTGCCGACTCCAACGCATGCCGTTTGCAAAATGATGCCCGGCGTGAAATGCACATGAGGAAACTAAGTGACCAGTGCAAAGCCTCCTTTTGCAGCAACATCGACAACTCATTGGACTCCATCCCCTTTATAG ATGAGCCATCGAGTTCCAGTCATGACCACGACAACGCACACGTTATTGCATCCGCCGTGATTTCCAGCACGCCTGTCATCACCACTATCCCACCCAGTCCGACCTCCCCGTGTCCCATAATACGCCGCCAGCTTTCCCACGACCAGG ATTCTTTACGACTCACGTTTCTGGAATCAGACTCGGGGGCTAAAACCGAGCGCTCCAGATCCTTTGATGAGGGCCTGGATAACTATAGAGAAGAGGAGAGAGG GAGGTCCGGTAAACACACCCATGGATTCAAAGGCCTTAGAAAG GTTGTTGATAAGTCATCTGAGGACTCGAGCTCTAGCTCCAGAAGAGACTCCACCTCAGATGTTTTCAGTGATGCCACAAAAGAAGGTCTGCTTCATTTCCGCCAGCTCAACTCAGATAAGAGCAAG CGTGTTGCCAGTGGCATGCGACCATGGAAGCATATCTACGCTGTGCTGCGTGGTCACTGTCTCTATCTGTATAAAGACAAGAAGGACGGCCAAAACTCTCTGACAGAAGACGAGCCTCTTGCGATCAGCATCAAAGCCTGTCTGATTGACATCTCGTACAGCGATACAAAGCGCAAGAACGTCCTGCGGCTGACCACGTCGGACTTTGAATACCTGTTTCAGGCAGAGGACCGTGAGGAGATGCTGTCCTGGATACGAGTCATTCAGGAAAACAGCAACTTGGATGATGAG AATGCAACGGTTACCAGCACAGACCTGATCAACCGGAAAATAAAAGAGTACAACACTCTAATGAG CCCAACCAGCAGTAAGGCAGAAGCGTCTCCAAAGGCCTCCAGGCAGTCTCTGAGCTTCAGACAGACGCTGTTGGGTGGTAAGGGGGAGAGTAAAGCCACCAGCCCTCACTCACCAAACAAAGACTATGACAGAAAAGCAGTGCATAAAG ATGAAACAAGTCCACCCAAGGATAAGGTCACGTGGAGGAAGGGCATCCCTGGACTGATGAGGAAGCCCTTTGAAAAGAAAGCGTCTCCTGGAGTCACGTTTGGAGTGAGACTAGATGACTGTCCTCCAGCTCACACTAACAGA tttgTTCCTCTGATAGTGGAAGTGTGCTGTAAGCTGGTAGAGGAACGCGGACTGGAATACACGGGCATTTACAGAGTACCAGGCAATAACGCCGCCATCTCCATCATGCAGGAGGAGCTGAATAACAAGGGCATGGGAGACATTGATGTTCAGGATGAT AAATGGAGGGACTTAAATGTGATCAGCAGTTTACTCAAATCCTTCTTCAGGAAGCTTCCTGAACCTCTCTTCACCAACG AGAAGTATGCAGACTTTATTGATGGCAACAGAATAGAGGATCCTGTAGAGAGACTGAAAGTGCTGAAGAGACTG CTTCACGAGCTGCCTGATCATCATTATGAAACACTGAAGTTTCTCTCTGCACATCTTAAAACCATAGCTGAAAATTCAGAAAAGAACAGG ATGGAGCCACGGAATCTGGCCATTGTGTTCGGCCCAACACTGGTGAGGACATCAGAGGATAACATGACTCACATGGTAACACACATGCCTGACCAATACAAGATTGTCGAGACCCTCATTCAGCAT TATGACTGGTTCTTCACTGAGGAGGGCGACATGGAGCCAACG ACGACGGTTCAGGAGGAGAGTGCTGTGGAGTCTCAACCCGTCCCAAACATCGACCACCTGCTGACTAACATTGGCCGGACTGGAACCACTACAGGGGAAGTGTCAG ATTCACCAACCAGTGACTCTGCCAGATCTAAG GGTTCCTGGGGCTCAGGGAAGTATCATTGCAGCCGCGAGTTCCTTCAGCCGCAAGTATCCTCCATCTTTGCTGCAGCCAACCACAAACGAAAAAAGCACAAGGCCAAGCTGCAGGCCAGCAGCTCTGAGGACGACCTCGATACCATCTTCACAATGAAAGAAAGCTCGAGTGAAAAGCAGAAACACCAAAACCTTGAGAAAGTTACAGGAGGGTCCGGCATCAGCCTGGACCGAAAATCACCTGGACAAAAGAAGAACGGCATCGGTGCTGCATCCACCACAAAGAACAAAGACCACAGGAACTCTTTCTTCATGAAGACCTCGCCCAGGCTCTCATGTTCACCCGGATTCATCCGCCAGAGCTCTTGCCCTCCCAAATCGGCTTTCACGGATCAGTTCGATGAGACCACCTCAGACTTGGGCACCATGAGTTCTGGAGCTTCGGTTTCCAGAACCAGACCTCGGAAATGGGGCACAGCGACGTCAGTGGCTTCCGAGCTGTTACAGGTTCCTGGTGGGGCATCCCTGACTGCAGAGGTGAGCTCTATTACCTCAGACTACTCTACCACTTCATCCAACACATTTCTGACGGGGATGGAGTCCAGCACGTTTAGCCCGGAGATTCAGTCTGTGACAGAGAGCCGGGGAGGGGATGAAGCAGATGATGAGCGCAGTGAGCTTGTTAGCGAAGGACGGCCGATGGAGACGGACAGCGAGAGTGATTTCCCCTTGTTCTGTCATGGCACCTCTACTCTTGGCAAACCAACCACGGTGGACGATGTCAACGCCACAGTCAGGCTGGACGGGCACGGGTTATCCTGCCAAAAGCTGCTAGAAAGTGACAGGTCGTTGAGGAGGCGGTCTCTCCGACAGAAGACGGACAGCGATTCGTCAGTTGAAACAGGGAATCAAGGGGTCAAAAATGAATCAAACCGATTCTCTCGAGTTCTGAGAGTCATGAAGAGAGGCCGGTCAACTGGTAGCCTCAGTGCGTCAGGCCGCAGCGAATCTGACCGCGTTGAGCCAGCTTGGCATCTTAAAATCACAGAGAGACTCTTGCTGCGTCTTCGCGGCTCTGCTGATGACATGTTCGGCGTGAAGTCCCGCTCAACAGACACACGCAACAAGAAAAAGAGCATCAGACGGCGGCATACTTTGGGCGGTCAGCGGGATTTTGCGGAACTTGATGTCATTCATGACTGGAGGGAACAGGGCGGGGTGGATCAAGGTGCCGAACTGTCTGCTGTGGAGCGCCTAAATCCCGATTGCAACTCTCAGGACTTCTCTATCCGGAACTGGATTGCGCGCGAGCAGTGCCGAGTGGAATCAGAGGGTCAGTTTGCGTCGGACAAGGTGGAAATGGTAGAGAATCAAGAAGGAAGTACGCAATCGCTGACTACTTCTGCCTCTTCATGTGTCCACTCCAGCTCAGAGCGAGTGAACGGAGGTGCATCAAAAGGCAAATCCAAAAACAACCTGAGTCTAGGAGCTGATGCTCATCCACAGAAACTTTCAGGAGCCCAGGTGGTGCGCTCACGGTTTTACCAATATCTTTGA